The following proteins come from a genomic window of Chionomys nivalis chromosome 9, mChiNiv1.1, whole genome shotgun sequence:
- the Arl14ep gene encoding ARL14 effector protein isoform X2 has protein sequence MMDPCSVGVQLRTTQDCHKTFYTRHTGFKTLQELSSNDMLLLQLRTGMTLSGNNTICFHHVKIYIDRFEELQKSCCDPFNIHKKLAKKNLHVIDLDDATFLSAKFGRQLVPGWKLCPKCTQIINGSVDVDSDDRQRRKPESDGRTAKALRSLQFTNPGKQTEFAPESGKREKRKLTKNSSAGSDRQIIPAKSKVYDSQGLLIFSGMDLCDCLDEDCLGCFYACPSCGSTKCGAECRCDRKWLYEQIEIEGGEIIHNKHAGDHPNTWPAKK, from the exons ATGATGGATCCATGTTCAGTGGGAGTCCAACTTCGAACCACACAAGACTGCCATAAGACCTTCTATACTCGGCACACAGGTTTCAAGACCTTGCAGGAACTGTCATCAAATGACATGCTTCTGCTTCAGCTTAGGACTGGAATGACCCTCTCTGGGAATAATACAATTTGTTTTCATCATGTAAAAATTTATATTGACAGATTTGAGGAGTTACAGAAGTCATGTTGTGACCCgtttaacatacacaaaaagCTAGCCAAAAAGAATCTACATGTAATTGACTTAGATGATGCCACGTTTCTGAGCGCAAAGTTTGGAAGACAGCTGGTACCTGGTTGGAAGCTTTGCCCAAAATGTACCCAAATCATCAATGGAAGTGTGGATGTTGATTCAGATGACCGCCAGAGACGGAAACCGGAGTCAGAT GGAAGAACTGCTAAAGCTCTGCGCTCCCTGCAGTTCACAAACCCAGGAAAGCAGACAGAATTTGCTCCAGAAAGTGgtaagagggagaaaaggaagctcACCAAGAACTCGAGCGCTGGCTCTGACAG ACAAATTATTCCAGCGAAGAGTAAAGTCTATGACAGCCAGGGTCTGCTGATTTTCAGCGGCATGGACCTCTGCGACTGCCTTGATGAGGACTGCCTGGGGTGCTTCTATGCCTGCCCCAGCTGCGGGTCCACCAAATGCGGAGCAGAGTGCCGCTGTGACCGCAAGTGGCTGTATGAGCAAATAGAAATTGAAGGAGGAGAGATAATCCATAATAAACATGCCGG TGATCACCCAAATACCTGGCCAGCAAAGAAGTAA
- the Arl14ep gene encoding ARL14 effector protein isoform X1, protein MMDPCSVGVQLRTTQDCHKTFYTRHTGFKTLQELSSNDMLLLQLRTGMTLSGNNTICFHHVKIYIDRFEELQKSCCDPFNIHKKLAKKNLHVIDLDDATFLSAKFGRQLVPGWKLCPKCTQIINGSVDVDSDDRQRRKPESDGRTAKALRSLQFTNPGKQTEFAPESGKREKRKLTKNSSAGSDRQIIPAKSKVYDSQGLLIFSGMDLCDCLDEDCLGCFYACPSCGSTKCGAECRCDRKWLYEQIEIEGGEIIHNKHAGKAYGLLSPCHPYDILQK, encoded by the exons ATGATGGATCCATGTTCAGTGGGAGTCCAACTTCGAACCACACAAGACTGCCATAAGACCTTCTATACTCGGCACACAGGTTTCAAGACCTTGCAGGAACTGTCATCAAATGACATGCTTCTGCTTCAGCTTAGGACTGGAATGACCCTCTCTGGGAATAATACAATTTGTTTTCATCATGTAAAAATTTATATTGACAGATTTGAGGAGTTACAGAAGTCATGTTGTGACCCgtttaacatacacaaaaagCTAGCCAAAAAGAATCTACATGTAATTGACTTAGATGATGCCACGTTTCTGAGCGCAAAGTTTGGAAGACAGCTGGTACCTGGTTGGAAGCTTTGCCCAAAATGTACCCAAATCATCAATGGAAGTGTGGATGTTGATTCAGATGACCGCCAGAGACGGAAACCGGAGTCAGAT GGAAGAACTGCTAAAGCTCTGCGCTCCCTGCAGTTCACAAACCCAGGAAAGCAGACAGAATTTGCTCCAGAAAGTGgtaagagggagaaaaggaagctcACCAAGAACTCGAGCGCTGGCTCTGACAG ACAAATTATTCCAGCGAAGAGTAAAGTCTATGACAGCCAGGGTCTGCTGATTTTCAGCGGCATGGACCTCTGCGACTGCCTTGATGAGGACTGCCTGGGGTGCTTCTATGCCTGCCCCAGCTGCGGGTCCACCAAATGCGGAGCAGAGTGCCGCTGTGACCGCAAGTGGCTGTATGAGCAAATAGAAATTGAAGGAGGAGAGATAATCCATAATAAACATGCCGG CAAAGCATATGGTCTGTTATCTCCCTGTCACCCATATGATATTTTACAAAAGTGA